ATTTGGGTCGGTACTGGACAATCCTTGTTTCTTCACTCGTCTATTTGCTTGTCAGTATTCTTTTCCTAAACAAATTCCTTTTTCTTTGCATTATGATGGATAGGTAGATCATAATTTGGAATGAAGCTACCAATCAGAATTATTTCACTGTATATTATGGCAGCTTTTAATTGAAAGGCCGTCCACAGCAAAAAAATATAGAGCTAATTTGTTTTGGTTCAGGCGAGGAGGATACTAATACCTCACTCATTAGAAAACAATAAATCCACAGAGATTCTAAAATCAAAACTATACAAAGGCTTATTTTGTATTTAGAAAATTGTCTTATAAGAATCCTTTGTGAATAGTGAGTACCTTGATGAAGATCTTGATCTGATTTTTTGCAAAGTTGAAGTTAAGAGCTATAGTGTCACCAATTCTTTGCGTCTTTGCCATTAAGATTTAGCCCTTGTAATTCTTTATCTGATTAGTTTTTGGTTTTTCGATACCTATGTGTACATCCCTTTTCAAGCCAAAACAAACCCTAATTGTACATCCATTTGAGCCACCCTAATAAAGACTATACTATCAGTTATGGATTCTACTCCTTGCTTTATTTCTGTTATATATGTCTTTAAATCGTTTAAACCCTAGTAGTCTGTTGGTAAATATGTGAACAACTAACAATAAAAGTGGGTGGCTTGGCGAAGAGCTCTGTTTACTCTGTTGGTATAGGACCCATATCAAGTGAAAGCATAAATAAAAACATATCTATACCTTAAGTGAAGACTCAGATTGGTCTATTCGTTATTCGGTAAGAATCCATGTCAGGCGCATGTGTTAGAAAGTAGGTGGGTGCCTTGATGAGAATCCTGGTAAGGCCATTTGATTAAGAATCCATGTCTGCCGCATGCATGGAATTATGAATCAATAACAAGCGAGCTGGGCACCCTTCTCAAGATGCCAGAAAGGTCTTTTCTGTCTTGCTGAAGACCTAAGATTGTTGTTTTGGTTAAGGATACATATCTAGAAAGTGAAGAGTTCTTGTGAGCAAAGAAACTGAAAATCTTATCATCTGAGTTGTGCATATATTGGAAACTGAATTAGAcgtccattttctttcaaaatagcTGATAAAATTTTCATTTTCCTGTGCTTTAACCATATGCAAGATATCCAAGTAACACAACATACAATGTAACGTGACAGGGTTTAATCCTGGTGACTCTATCAGCCACTCTCACGAGTCTCAGACCCCCACCATGCAAGAAGACTTCAGAGCCTTGCCCCAGAACATCCCCTACCAAAATTGGGTTTTTTTTCTTCTCACTTTACTTGGTTGCTTTGGGGCAAGGTGGTCACAAGCCATGTCTACAGGCCTTTGGTGCGGACCAATTCGATGATGAGGACCCAAAAGAGAAGAAGCACAAAAGTTCATTTTTTAACtggtggtattttggtatttgcTTGGGGACTCTTGCAGGAGTCACTGTGCTCCTATACATCCAAGATAATGTTGGATGGGGTTTGGGATTTGGCATTCCTGCAATTACCATGGCAATGACACTCCTGGTGTTCTTGTGTGGGACCAGGTTTTACAGAAATAAACTGCCTAGTGGAAGCTCTCTCACTGGAGTCGTCCATGTGTTTGTAGCAGCATTCTTCAAACGGAAAGCCACCATTCCTTGCCAAGAAGCAAATCATTTAGTTTCTATTCAAGAGCGAGAGGTTCTGAAGGCAGGGTCAAGAAGACAAATCTTGCAAACAAATCAGTTCAGGTAAGCACTCCATGGTACTATTTGCTTTAAATATAGTGATATCATATTTGAGTAGCATGCTACTATAAAGTTCAGGCCTAAGTAACTGAAATAGAGACGATTTCGTATTTTTAAAGTGGGGAATGAACCAAATGGATCTTGGTTGTTTCAACATGTCCACCAAGTTTCCATTCGAGCTCCAATCTACGCCAACTGAATGGCATGAAAACAATGGGATGTTGGATGCAATTCCTTGACCTGACCTCACAACTAAGCTGAAGGAAGTCCATGTAGGCAGTAACAACGATTGGGAATAATGCTAATCCCATTTTTTGGGGTTTTCATTTGtgtttattttagctttatttACTTTTTGATGGATTTACTCATCTTGTTTTTCAGATTTCTTGACAAAGCGACAGTTAAAGATGAATTAGATTTTGAGTGCAAGGCAAGACACAATTGGAGACTTTGCACAGTCCAACAGGTTGAAGAAGTGAAACTTCTTTTGGGTATGTCACCGATTTGGATGGCATGCTTGATGTTTGGTGTTGTCTTTGCACAGTCCTCAACT
This genomic stretch from Cryptomeria japonica chromosome 8, Sugi_1.0, whole genome shotgun sequence harbors:
- the LOC131038414 gene encoding protein NRT1/ PTR FAMILY 5.10 isoform X2; this encodes MFPFLGAFVADSYLGRYWTILVSSLVYLLGLILVTLSATLTSLRPPPCKKTSEPCPRTSPTKIGFFFFSLYLVALGQGGHKPCLQAFGADQFDDEDPKEKKHKSSFFNWWYFGICLGTLAGVTVLLYIQDNVGWGLGFGIPAITMAMTLLVFLCGTRFYRNKLPSGSSLTGVVHVFVAAFFKRKATIPCQEANHLVSIQEREVLKAGSRRQILQTNQFRFLDKATVKDELDFECKARHNWRLCTVQQVEEVKLLLGMSPIWMACLMFGVVFAQSSTFFTKQGSTMDRKLGRHFEIPPASLQCFINISILLLVPVYDRFFVPIAKRLTGNERGITLLQRIGTGMCVSAISMVVAAVIEIKRVKAAKDNGLVDMPHSTIPMSIFWLLPQYVLFGTADVFTMVGMQEYFYDQMPDTMKSLGIAVYLSVLGVGSFLSSILISVIEKFTCRKEELCWFADNVNKAHLDYFYWLLASLSVLNLGMFMTLASRYKYKSSASTDTQKSC